One genomic window of Gracilinema caldarium DSM 7334 includes the following:
- the purE gene encoding 5-(carboxyamino)imidazole ribonucleotide mutase, with protein MHILVGMIMGSTSDWETMSHGAAILDELGIPYEVEVVSAHRTPDKLFTYAEQAESRGIEVIIAGAGGAAHLPGMTAAKTSLPVLGVPVQSKALNGLDSLLSIVQMPAGIPVGTLAIGKAGAINGALLAASILANKYPEIRQRLKAYRTKQTEQVLSHPDPREAL; from the coding sequence ATGCATATATTGGTCGGTATGATTATGGGGTCCACCTCCGATTGGGAAACCATGAGCCACGGGGCGGCCATCCTGGATGAATTGGGAATACCCTATGAAGTAGAGGTTGTTTCGGCCCATCGGACGCCGGACAAACTTTTTACCTATGCAGAACAGGCAGAAAGCCGGGGGATTGAGGTCATCATCGCCGGTGCAGGCGGGGCGGCTCACCTGCCCGGTATGACCGCCGCAAAGACTTCCCTTCCGGTGTTGGGCGTACCGGTCCAATCCAAGGCTTTGAACGGCCTGGATTCGCTGCTATCTATTGTACAGATGCCGGCGGGGATACCCGTAGGCACCCTGGCGATTGGCAAAGCCGGTGCCATTAACGGGGCCTTGCTGGCGGCCAGCATTCTGGCAAATAAATATCCTGAAATTCGCCAACGGCTTAAGGCTTATCGGACCAAGCAAACCGAACAGGTCCTTTCCCATCCGGATCCCCGGGAGGCCCTATGA